The following coding sequences lie in one Metallumcola ferriviriculae genomic window:
- a CDS encoding DivIVA domain-containing protein, with protein sequence MLTPLDIGEKEFRRSIRGYNEEEVDNFLDKVLKDYEQLYKENLRLKQEFAEMEESLSHYRDLEGTLNKTLVLAQETADELRKNAEKEAEMLYNEARFKGEKIVSAAEAQTAKINEEQRRLIQQTKVFKAQFKAALLSQIELLEEAASGQSLSVEE encoded by the coding sequence ATGCTTACTCCATTGGACATTGGTGAAAAGGAATTCCGCCGCTCCATTCGCGGTTATAATGAAGAGGAAGTTGATAACTTCTTGGATAAAGTACTTAAGGATTATGAGCAGCTATATAAGGAAAACCTTAGACTCAAACAGGAATTTGCTGAAATGGAGGAGAGTCTCTCTCATTACCGTGATCTTGAAGGGACACTTAATAAGACTTTGGTATTAGCTCAAGAAACTGCCGACGAATTGCGCAAAAATGCCGAAAAGGAAGCGGAAATGCTCTATAATGAGGCAAGATTTAAGGGAGAAAAAATTGTATCAGCGGCAGAAGCACAAACGGCAAAAATAAATGAAGAGCAGCGAAGGTTAATACAGCAGACCAAAGTGTTTAAAGCTCAATTCAAAGCGGCGCTGCTCAGTCAAATTGAGCTGTTGGAGGAAGCTGCCTCGGGTCAAAGCCTTAGTGTGGAGGAATAG
- a CDS encoding YggT family protein has translation MPFDLRLIIDIAFEVVYWLIIARVFLSFIRPDPYHPVVRFINETTEPILAPFRRLMPRGTLPVDFSPFIAIMVLYFVRYLLLRLF, from the coding sequence ATGCCTTTTGATTTAAGATTAATTATTGACATAGCTTTTGAAGTGGTGTACTGGCTGATAATAGCGAGGGTGTTTCTTTCTTTTATTCGTCCCGATCCTTATCATCCGGTAGTCCGTTTTATTAACGAAACTACTGAACCAATTTTAGCGCCCTTCAGGCGGCTCATGCCTAGAGGTACTTTGCCAGTGGATTTTTCTCCGTTTATTGCGATTATGGTGCTATATTTTGTTAGGTATTTATTACTAAGGTTATTTTAA
- a CDS encoding photosystem II S4 domain protein produces MLDRQQLLSHINDREARETLIRLLDLVDNAIERNKEQISNFLDPYHAELAVGVLKNIADISFDFLGGYAAAERKRLVVAPQFIAKEQLSSNIVCLWIEGNFSFIHVSHRDFLGAILSMGIKREMVGDLLVMSQGCQVLMDREVAQYADINLTSIHQVPVTTEIRSVNNLEFAETKSKTITATVASMRLDTVAAAGFGVSRSKMSSEIKAQRVRLNWKPETNSAADVEVGDLISCRNRGRVMVKEIKGKSKKGRQHLVLERWI; encoded by the coding sequence ATGTTGGACAGGCAACAGCTTTTATCACATATTAACGATAGAGAAGCACGCGAAACATTGATACGCTTACTTGACCTGGTGGATAATGCTATTGAGCGAAATAAGGAGCAGATTTCAAACTTTCTTGACCCCTATCACGCTGAGTTGGCTGTAGGGGTTTTAAAAAATATTGCGGATATTAGTTTTGACTTTTTGGGGGGCTATGCTGCTGCAGAACGTAAGCGACTGGTGGTAGCACCTCAATTTATTGCTAAGGAGCAGCTATCTTCTAATATAGTCTGCCTGTGGATAGAAGGGAATTTTAGTTTTATTCACGTCAGCCATCGGGATTTCTTAGGGGCGATATTATCCATGGGGATCAAGCGGGAAATGGTGGGAGACCTGCTTGTGATGTCACAAGGGTGTCAAGTATTGATGGATAGGGAGGTTGCTCAGTACGCGGATATAAATTTGACAAGTATTCATCAGGTGCCGGTGACTACAGAAATTCGCAGCGTTAATAATCTGGAATTTGCTGAGACCAAAAGTAAAACTATCACGGCGACTGTAGCATCTATGAGGCTAGATACTGTAGCGGCAGCGGGATTTGGAGTTTCTCGCAGCAAAATGAGTAGCGAAATCAAGGCGCAGCGAGTGCGATTGAATTGGAAACCTGAGACTAACTCAGCGGCGGATGTTGAAGTGGGGGATCTTATATCCTGTCGCAACAGAGGCAGGGTAATGGTGAAAGAAATAAAAGGAAAGAGTAAGAAAGGTCGCCAGCACTTGGTGCTGGAACGCTGGATTTAG
- a CDS encoding DUF167 domain-containing protein, whose protein sequence is MLNIEHTDDVVRFRIRVQPRASKNEVSGVYQDMLKLRLTAPPVDGEANKACVEFFANRLSVPKKNVKLVAGFKGRTKTLEIKGVSAADIRGLTE, encoded by the coding sequence GTGCTTAATATTGAGCATACTGACGATGTGGTACGCTTTAGGATTAGGGTTCAGCCCAGAGCATCGAAGAACGAAGTTTCTGGTGTCTACCAGGATATGTTAAAGCTAAGACTTACTGCGCCGCCGGTGGACGGTGAGGCGAATAAAGCCTGTGTGGAATTTTTCGCGAATAGGCTTTCTGTACCGAAGAAGAACGTTAAATTGGTGGCTGGATTTAAGGGAAGAACAAAAACCTTGGAGATTAAGGGTGTGTCTGCTGCAGATATACGTGGTTTAACTGAGTGA
- the proC gene encoding pyrroline-5-carboxylate reductase, giving the protein MAEAIISGIVTSNLISQQNVFVGEINEARQKYLQEVYGVNVSSDNKWVISQADLVILAVKPQLMQRVVGPLREIFSHRLVVSIAAGITINKLSEMLPDKQPIIRVMPNTPCLIGQGISAMAPGETVTEEHSAKAKTILSSVGQVVITEEKYLNAVTGLSGSGPAYVYLIIEALADAGVLAGLDRHMALQLATQTVIGSAAMVKETGSHPAQLKDAVTSPGGTTISALYSLEKNGVRAALIEAVITAMNRAAELNGE; this is encoded by the coding sequence ATGGCGGAAGCCATTATCAGCGGTATCGTGACAAGTAATCTGATTTCCCAGCAAAATGTGTTTGTTGGAGAAATAAATGAAGCTAGACAGAAGTATTTACAGGAAGTTTACGGGGTAAATGTTTCCTCTGATAATAAGTGGGTAATTTCTCAAGCAGACTTGGTAATCCTAGCAGTAAAACCTCAATTGATGCAGCGGGTAGTAGGCCCTCTGCGGGAGATCTTTTCTCATCGGTTGGTGGTTTCTATTGCGGCAGGTATTACAATTAATAAGTTATCTGAAATGCTGCCCGACAAACAACCTATTATTCGCGTTATGCCAAATACACCGTGCCTTATTGGCCAGGGTATTTCCGCAATGGCACCAGGCGAAACCGTAACGGAAGAGCACTCAGCCAAAGCCAAAACTATTTTGTCGTCGGTGGGACAGGTCGTTATTACTGAAGAAAAGTATCTAAATGCGGTAACTGGATTAAGTGGCAGCGGCCCTGCGTATGTTTATTTAATAATAGAAGCATTAGCGGACGCCGGTGTCTTGGCCGGGTTGGATAGGCACATGGCCCTACAACTTGCCACACAGACTGTAATTGGCTCTGCCGCTATGGTCAAAGAAACCGGGAGTCATCCGGCACAGTTGAAAGATGCAGTGACCTCACCGGGCGGTACTACCATTTCAGCATTGTATTCGTTGGAAAAAAATGGTGTGCGCGCGGCACTGATTGAAGCTGTCATCACAGCCATGAACCGAGCAGCCGAATTAAATGGGGAGTGA